A stretch of the Sulfuritortus calidifontis genome encodes the following:
- a CDS encoding aminodeoxychorismate synthase component I: MPILKLPGAVDLLALHRRQRERYPALLQTLGRDGWDCLFAFPEQIETGFSLAAGQGFFRRLDSHWQAERQAPEPDTAALPFRGGWFAYLGYELLHDIEPSVEPRELAGALPLYWLARVPAAILIAPDRQTTWLFAEAGRAPLLEAMRQDVAQAGPAPAPDLGVSAALQEEPAEQFLAGVRRIQDYIRAGDVFQVNLSRRWHLPARLDPGALYAALCRANPAPFAGLLDMGDCAIVSSSPERLVSVRDGVAETWPIAGTYPRSLDAAEDARLRQELLAHPKERAEHVMLVDLERNDLGRVCEPGSVQVAELAQVYSYAFVHHIESRVRGRVRAGVGPGQLLAALFPGGTITGCPKVRTMQIIRELEPTPRLAYTGSMGYINHDGSLDFNILIRTLLCSPAGIAFSTGAGIVADSVPERELAETRAKARGLLRALGLV, encoded by the coding sequence ATGCCAATCCTCAAGCTCCCCGGTGCAGTCGACCTGCTGGCACTGCACCGGCGGCAGCGAGAGCGCTACCCCGCGCTATTGCAAACCCTCGGCCGCGATGGCTGGGACTGTCTATTCGCTTTTCCCGAGCAGATCGAGACCGGCTTCAGCCTGGCCGCGGGCCAGGGTTTTTTCAGACGCCTGGATAGCCATTGGCAGGCCGAACGCCAGGCGCCGGAACCCGACACCGCAGCGCTGCCTTTCCGCGGCGGCTGGTTTGCCTATCTCGGCTACGAGTTGCTGCACGACATCGAACCGAGCGTCGAGCCGCGTGAGCTGGCGGGTGCCTTGCCGCTCTACTGGCTGGCCCGGGTGCCGGCGGCCATCCTGATCGCGCCCGACCGGCAGACCACCTGGCTGTTCGCCGAAGCGGGCCGCGCGCCGCTGCTCGAAGCCATGCGGCAGGATGTGGCGCAGGCCGGGCCGGCTCCCGCACCCGACCTTGGCGTTTCGGCCGCTTTGCAGGAAGAGCCGGCCGAACAGTTTCTCGCCGGCGTGCGCCGCATCCAGGACTACATCCGCGCAGGCGACGTGTTTCAGGTCAACCTCTCGCGCCGCTGGCACCTGCCCGCGCGGCTCGACCCCGGTGCGCTCTATGCCGCGCTGTGCCGGGCCAACCCGGCGCCGTTCGCCGGCCTGCTGGACATGGGCGATTGCGCCATCGTCAGTTCCTCGCCCGAGCGCCTGGTCAGCGTGCGCGACGGGGTGGCCGAGACCTGGCCGATCGCCGGCACCTATCCGCGCTCGCTGGATGCCGCCGAGGATGCCCGCCTGCGCCAGGAACTGCTGGCCCACCCCAAGGAGCGGGCCGAGCATGTGATGCTGGTCGATCTCGAGCGCAACGATCTGGGTCGGGTGTGCGAGCCGGGCAGCGTGCAGGTGGCGGAGCTGGCGCAGGTCTACAGCTATGCCTTCGTCCACCACATCGAATCGCGCGTTCGCGGCCGGGTGCGGGCCGGCGTCGGGCCGGGCCAATTGCTCGCGGCGCTGTTCCCTGGCGGCACCATCACCGGTTGCCCCAAGGTGCGGACCATGCAGATCATCCGCGAGCTGGAGCCGACGCCGCGCCTGGCTTATACCGGCAGCATGGGCTACATCAACCACGACGGCAGCCTCGACTTCAACATCCTGATCCGCACCCTGCTGTGTTCGCCGGCCGGCATCGCATTCAGTACCGGTGCCGGCATCGTCGCCGACTCGGTGCCCGAGCGGGAGCTGGCCGAGACCCGGGCCAAGGCGCGCGGCCTCTTGCGCGCCCTGGGATTGGTATGA
- the pabC gene encoding aminodeoxychorismate lyase: MSGTGLILIDGEARETLAVLDRGLMYGDGVFRTLRLEAGQAVWWHEHLTKLAHDCARLGLACPAPELWAADLQRLSAQRPDGVLKLVVTRGIGSRGYQPPQPARPTRIALLAPLPEWPASLWQEGVAVRVCDLRLGRQPRLAGVKHLNRLENVLARAEWDDPDIREGLLLAEDGRVISGVSSNVFIWHKGELLTPRLHDCGVAGVARNRVLRAAAARGMTVRERDLTLDELLAAEAVWLTNSLIRVWRVARLGERIWPQTGMDSVMREFVDG; this comes from the coding sequence ATGAGCGGCACGGGCCTGATCCTGATCGACGGCGAAGCGCGTGAGACCCTCGCCGTGCTCGACCGCGGCCTGATGTACGGCGACGGCGTGTTCCGCACCCTCCGCCTGGAAGCCGGCCAGGCCGTGTGGTGGCATGAGCACCTGACCAAGCTGGCGCACGATTGCGCCCGGCTCGGCCTGGCCTGCCCGGCCCCCGAGCTTTGGGCCGCAGACCTGCAGCGGCTGAGTGCGCAACGGCCCGATGGCGTGCTCAAACTCGTGGTGACCCGCGGCATCGGCAGCCGCGGCTATCAGCCGCCCCAGCCGGCGCGGCCCACCCGCATCGCCTTGCTCGCGCCCTTGCCCGAGTGGCCGGCCAGCCTTTGGCAGGAGGGGGTGGCGGTACGGGTCTGCGATCTGCGCCTGGGCCGGCAGCCGCGCCTGGCCGGGGTCAAGCACCTGAACCGGCTGGAGAACGTCCTGGCCCGCGCCGAATGGGATGATCCCGATATTCGCGAAGGGCTGTTGCTGGCCGAAGACGGCCGGGTGATCAGCGGGGTCAGCAGCAACGTCTTCATCTGGCACAAGGGCGAGTTGCTGACGCCCCGACTCCATGATTGCGGCGTGGCGGGTGTGGCGCGCAACCGCGTGCTGCGGGCGGCGGCGGCACGGGGGATGACGGTGCGCGAGCGGGATCTCACCCTGGACGAGCTGTTGGCGGCCGAGGCGGTCTGGCTGACCAACAGCCTGATCCGGGTCTGGCGGGTGGCCCGTTTGGGCGAGCGCATCTGGCCGCAAACCGGGATGGATTCAGTTATGCGAGAATTTGTCGATGGCTAG